CTCATTGTCCgcgtccttttttttcctccccgctTTGTATGCGTAGTGAAACTGGTGATTTCTTGGGATGAGATATGGAGGTTAGAGAAGACGTCCAATGTCATCCTGACCGAGAGCATCCACGTGGTGTCTCGCGGGGAGGATCACTACTTCTCCATGCTTCTGCGCCTCAGTGAAACGTTTGTCATCATGGAGCAGCTAGCGGATTACTCCATTAAGCGCCTTTTTGATAAAGAAGCCTTTGAAATACAGAGAGCACTCTCAGACCCCATGCAAATTACCAAGAGGTGCTATTTTTTTCCGACTATTTGGAGTCACATAGCTTCTATTATCGATCTAGTATTGATCTTAACAAATGGCTGACCTGTGGCTAATGCTCAGGAGCAGCTttgatatataaatatgtatttttttcactctgagaGCCGCTAGATAATCTTGTGTTGTTgtagttatctaaaaaaaaaaactgttaatgtTACATTAATGGATGCCTATTAAGCCTTCTGTTCTCCATTTTAACACTATTATTTTAAGATATAATGTTGGTCCTGGTTTCTGATAAATCCCCAGCATAAaacaagcattcaatttaataatatacaaaaaaaaaaatcagtttggatTAGTTGATGACATTTTACTGGCTTATTCACAATATTTaattgtgttgttttgcagAGGCCTGGAGGCTCACGCAAAGAGCGAGCAGTTCCGGACATTTTTCCGGCTTCCCAAAGAGGAAAATCTGCTGGAAGTACACGAGAGTTTCCTCTGGGTGCCTTTCAGTCATTTTAATACGCTTGGCAAGATATGCCTATCCGAGAGCTACTTGTGTTTTGCCAGCCAGGACGGGAGCCAGTGTCACATCATCATTCCAATGCGTGAGGTACAACGCCAAGCTCGCCACTTGATTTATTACCCAGCTGACGCTTCCTTCCGACTGGAGTCATTTGACAATATTTCTTCCCGGCTGTCCGACACTGGCATCTCCCAGGTTGTCAATGTCGACAAATCAGACGGCGGGAGCCGCGCTCTAACGGTTTACGTGCGCGGGAAGAGGGCCCTCCGTTTCACCGAGATCCGGGACTACCAGCGTCTGGCGACCACCATCCGCAGCAGATGCGGGATCAGCGCCAGCCCCCAGCACGCCGCCTCCGCTGAGGTATAACAAATCTCCACGTCCTCCTTATTTTTTTTGACGTCCTTCTCACTTAGGTTATTCGGGGGGAATGTCAGTCGCTCATCAATCACTTTGAGGACAACCCGGAGGATGTGACGCTCATGGTGGGCCAAAAAGACAGCAGCAAGGCAGTGAGCACGGAGGCTCTCATGACGGTTTTTCACCCCCAGGATGTGGAAAACCTCGACCCCAAAATGGTACTGGACAGGGGTTGTcagcattaccgtattttctcgcatttgtCGCtaggggtgtggcttatacgcggaggtggctaatatgcgagaaaatacagtacctaATTGCTGTCCACTTATGGTGACCACGAAAGGATTAACGCCTGGGAGGTCTCTGTCTCTTTCAACAGCTAAAAGAGAAGATGAAAGAACAGTCTTGGAACATCCATTTTTCCGAATACGGCCGCGGGACAAGCATGTTCTTCACCCGAAAGACCCGCGACCTGATTGTTCGCGGTGTTCCCGAATCCCTGAGAGGAGAGCTTTGGCTGCTTTTCTCAGGTACTTGACTGGCACAAAGCGGCCCCATTTCTTCTGGGTCCAGCCGGCGGGCGTTAACACCCTGTCCGTCACGAAGGAGCCGTCAACGACATGGCCACTCACCCTGGCTATTACACGGAGCTGGTGGAACAGTCGCTGGGCACAAGCACGTTGGCTACGGATGAGATTGAAAGAGACCTTCACCGCTCTTTGCCGGAGCATCCCGCATTTCAGAGCGATACGGGAATCTCCGCTCTTCGCCGAGTCCTCACCGCATATGCGTCAAGAAATCCCAAAATTGGCTACTGCCAGGTGAACTCGCCAACACCCCACAACCGATGAATCCTATTCGGGTTATTTTTAGCGGCAGTCGGAAAGTGACTCCTTTCTCTTTCTCAGGCCATGAACATTCTCACCTCGGTTTTGCTGCTCTACGCCAAAGAGGAGGAAGCATTTTGGCTCCTGGTGGCCGTCTGCGAGAGGATGTTACCGGATTATTTCAACCGCAGAATTATAGGTGAGGTTTCACAAAGTGGCCTAACAGAAATGCATTGTATTGTTGTATTTGTTCTTAAGATCGCCACATGTTTTCTGATTGTTTGGCTGATTTTCTATTACAgaaatcacatttatttcatCACTCATTCCAGTGGACAATAGTCTACATCACAGGTTTTCAAACTAGGgcccactttttattggccgccACCAAATGATGGAAATATGCCCCGTGCAATCAAATCATATTAAGTTCACCCTACATGATGTTGCACTTCTTAGCTTTAACACCGGATGGAGCTATTCGTTTAAAAAGTGGCTCCATTTGCGTGGGAGTTAAAACCCGACCTGAAAATTAAATCAGTATAGGCAACTAtataaaatttcatttttttaacatgaataaATGTGGTAAAACAGCATTAAATGTAAATGATGACAatctattgcatttttttttctctagggGCTTTGGTGGACCAGGCTGTGTTCGAGGATCTAATTCGGGAAAACCTCCCCCAGTTGGTGGAGAACATGACGGACCTGAGCATCTTCTCGTCCGTTTCTTTGTCCTGGTTTCTCACCCTGTTTATCAGCGTGCTTCCCATCGAGAGCGCCGTCAACGTGGTGGACTGCTTTTTCTACGACGGCATCAAAGCCATCCTGCAGCTGGGCCTGGCCGTGCTGGACTACAACATGGAAGCTCTGATCGGCTGCCATGACGACGCCGAAGCCGTCACCATCCTCAACAAGTGAGAACGCCCTCGGCTCGGGCCTTATTATTTCACACCCCGACTTATTTTGCTCTCTAGATTTTTTGACAGCGTGACAAACAAAGACAGCCCGCTGCCGCCGACGGTGCAGCAAGCCCCCGTGGGGAACAACAACAAATCCGATCACTCCAACGTGGACATCAGCGAACTGATCCGAGAAGCCTACGAGGTGCCGCGGCGTTTAGTCGTCTTTTTATTTCACGGTCTCATTTTCAAACTCATTTTCCATTTAGAAATATGGCAACATTCGCTCCGAGGAGGTGGAAAGCTTCCGAAAAAGAAACAAGCTGCTGGTGATCCAGACGCTGGAGGACACCACCAGGCAGAACGTCGTAAGCCGCTCGCCAATAGTCCGAAAAATCCGGCCATCTGGTCTACTGGGAATTAACGCAAGTTTCTTTCTAGACGCGCGTCGTGTCCCAAGAGGTGAAATTTACTCCCGCCCAGCTGGACGAGCTTTACCATTTGTTCAAAGTGAGTGAGCCCTCTGACCGTGGTTGAAAAGCGATTACGAAAACGTGGTCCCACGGTTGTCGTTTCAGAGGCAACATTTTCTCAGCTGCTACTGGACGATGAAGAGTCCCGCACTTCTTCACCACGATCCCAGTCTGGCCTACTTGGAGCAATACCAGCTGGGCTTCCAGCAGTTCAGTCTGCTCTTTTCCTTGCTGGAACCTTGGGCTTTTTGCGCCAACAAAAGCACGCTCTCCAGAATGCTTTTCCGCTTAATCGACGACAATCAAGACGGCTTAGTCAACTTTAAAGAGTTCTGTTGCGCCCTGGGTGCGTCTTCACACCTTCTTTAGTCGTAAAGGCGGTCGTCCTAACCctttggaacatttttttcttttctcctgcAGATAACTTGTACTGTGGATCGTTCACAAATAAACTCAAGTTCCTCTTCAAGCTGCATTTACCACCAGGTAAAATGTCTGTTTCAACCTACGCTCTTCTAGTTTGAAGGTGCTGTGAAATGGTGACCCTGtccaaaaatcaacaagaaggcAGCCATGCAACTTTTCATGTGGAAAGCGAGCTAACAAATCTGGCTGGTGTTTGTCAAAATATGGTTCCCCatcatttcatagcacctttagaAGAGCGTTTTGAACTGGGAGCCTTGTCAATATGGCCTCATGGTGATTTTCTTGGCTTCTACTCACTCTCCTGTCTTTTCACCTTTCCTCTCAGTGTTGCTCACAGTCAGTCTCTTTCAGCTTTCACAGACAGTCCTTTGCAGGAGCACGAACAAAATCTCTCCGACTTTTTCCCAGCGACCGAAGGCTCCCCTCACTTTATTAGACTTCCCGGTCAGCTTCTTCGCTCCTTAACTTTTTCCCACCGACGACTTCTCCCCTTCCCCCAGAATGTGCTTCGCTAACATTTAACCCGTACGCTTTCAGACCTGGATCTCCCGGAAGACGGCGTGATTCAGAAAAGTCCCGAAAGAGGTAAACGCCGTCACCGCCGAGTCGTTTGCCGTCCGTCGGTTTGATTGAAATCCCTTAAACGTCGACAGGTCGAGGTAAAGTGGATCTGCAGGCCTACCTGAAACAGTGGCAGAGTGAAATACTTCGGAAAGAGGAAACCATCAAGGACCTTCCTAGAATCAATCAGGTCATCGGGTTAACCCGCTTGTTTGACATTTCATTGATATTGCGGAGTTTTCCTCTAAATctccctttttgttttgtttttttaaatcccagtcTCAGTTCATTCACTTCTCCAAGACCTTGTACAACATTTTCCACGGCGCCCCCGAAGAGGAGACTCTGTACCGCGCCGTGGCCCACGTGACCAGCCTCCTTTTGAGAATGGAGGAGGTGGGCCGGAAGCTACAGGAGCCCAGCAGTCCGGCGGCGGTCGCGGCCAAATCCGAAGCGCCTTccccgcccgccgccgccggcgaagGTCCCCGGGACGCGGACCCCGAGCACCCCGCCGCCGACTGGTCCTTTTCTTTCGAGCAGGTCCTGGCGTCTCTGCTCAACGAGCCGGCCGTGGTGGGCTTTTTTGAAAGACACGTTGACATTCAGCTGAAACTGACGCAAGCCCACGTGGCTCAGCTCAAGCTGACGGGAAACGGCAAGTGATGGGAGATCGCCACTATATCCTCTCGTATCTAGCGACAGTATTCTCCGCAGTTGCATATCACTCCCTATGCATATTTGAATAGTCCGTGTCCCATTTCAACCCAGCATCCACCCAGAAATGCCACGCTACCGTGCTCAAGTACTGTTTATTATACAGCGTTTCGAATACGGTACTGTTAAGGGCCGAGCATGGGGACGCttacgattattattattattgttcccTGCCGCAACGTGTCGTTTCATGTGCATCTGTTTGGAAATTCTGCACCGTGTTTCTTAATGGAAACGACGTCAATCGCCGTCATTGGCACTCAAACGTGATGGTTTACTGCCAACCTTACTTTTCAACATTCGATTCAGACAAGTACGGTTCAATCAAAGTCGTCTCAACCCGTTCCGACCGGATCGCGTTGGCCATTGAAGGATATTTGactttatttaatgttttttcaataTCTCAGGGTGCCGTTTGTGTGCGTTAAAATGTGTTTCCCTCCTGAGACCAATGGTTTACGACTGAGTTGTAATTGTTTAGCGTGTGTAGCACGTTTGTAGCTTTATGACGCTAGCCTTCGACAACATGAAAAGTGTTGTTTTGGGATTTGTGCTGCTTCCGTCCAAGTGACTTGTTGCACGTAGTAGATTGTAGAAGACGCACGCCTGCACGCCTACGCCACGGAGGCGTTTGGCTTAAAAAAAGATGGCGATGGACGCTTTCGTTCGAGCTTCTCATCTCTTGGGGTCATATACACGCTTTCAAACTTTTGATTTATTGTTACATAAGACTGTTCTAGAGGGCGTAGTCACCCCCCCCCCTTTCCTAAagcatttaaaatgtatattatgCAGTGCACTTGTAAGTAAAAACCAGCATCACCTTTGAAAATGTAAAGAATCAAAGCTAAAGCCATACCACTATGATGGCTTTCCTAATGGATTAAATAtattgaaatgtttaaaaagatggctattaaatgtattttattatacAGTTGTTCATTCAtagaacaattatttttttaagtgtgtcgtTTTGTCCAAATCCAAGAACTGAAAGGCAAAATTGCTTAATTCAAAGTCACTATGAGAGGATTTTATTTGCTATTTTGCTCATTTCACACGCGCTGCTcttaagttttgttttgtttttaaataaggaATCCTCAATATTTCACATGGCTGATTTGTAGAAATGTGGATGTAAAAATTGTCAAATCCTGATTGAATTGATTCCCGAAGTAGTTGATGTGTGGTTGTTGTCGACTGCATTTGCTTACTTGCCAATGGTCTTCTTGctcgttgttgtttttcttattgccggtgtttcaaaataaagtctGCTCATTCTTTGAAAGGAATTCTTTGACTGTGATTCGAAATACCATCATGATTTttatcagccattttttttttacaatcaatCTTGCCTATTTTCCATTGAAAAACGCGGTTATGCAAATCCTTCCTCATGATCCATTTGGCAACCTttcaaaaatatgcttttttccccGACATGAACACGTCTGACATTTTATTCCAAATATGAATCTCTCCCCATAAATGCCCATAAAAGGATTTATACATTACTCATCCATGGTTGAGTTTGatgtatttaataaagggacaatacatatgaATGAACATTGAATTATTGGGTCGCCAGTGCCATTAACAGCGACATCAATGGTTGAGTTTAatgtatttaataaagggacaatacatattaatgaacatgtgcatgttcatatatatgtaaataggTAAAATTATATGCCTTAACTTCGAATGCAAATAACCTGAAGCTCATAAAAGTAGGTTAGAGTGGCTATCGCTTCTATCTGATTGCCTTAAAGATTGTTGCATTCGTAAAGACAACATTTTTGCTGGTTTCCCACATTTAGGCTAGAAGGACACATCTTATAATCACATCTAATCTTGGGATCACTTCACACAAGTAGCACAACACAGACAGTATTTACACAAGAACGCAAGTATTGGGACAACGGGAGCATAAGGTTCAGTTCAAATGGCTTGCACGCCGCTTTTATTGAGGTTGCCACCAGTCGATAAGTTCAGTGTGCCCGTGGCTTTGCTTTTGTACGTCTTA
The nucleotide sequence above comes from Stigmatopora argus isolate UIUO_Sarg chromosome 22, RoL_Sarg_1.0, whole genome shotgun sequence. Encoded proteins:
- the tbc1d8b gene encoding TBC1 domain family member 8B isoform X1; its protein translation is MWLKPEEILLKNAFKLWVTEKDNEYFVLQRRRGYGEGGGGLTGLLVGTLDTVLDSTSKVAPFRILHHTADSQVYWSIACGVTKEEIVQHWDWLQQNIMRTLSVFDSSEDITSFVQGKIRGLIAEEGKTSHVLEDDPEKFREAYLRFQNWFALPPEEKLVTYYACTYWKGKVPCQGWLYLSTNFLCFYSYLLGAEVKLVISWDEIWRLEKTSNVILTESIHVVSRGEDHYFSMLLRLSETFVIMEQLADYSIKRLFDKEAFEIQRALSDPMQITKRGLEAHAKSEQFRTFFRLPKEENLLEVHESFLWVPFSHFNTLGKICLSESYLCFASQDGSQCHIIIPMREVVNVDKSDGGSRALTVYVRGKRALRFTEIRDYQRLATTIRSRCGISASPQHAASAEVIRGECQSLINHFEDNPEDVTLMVGQKDSSKAVSTEALMTVFHPQDVENLDPKMLKEKMKEQSWNIHFSEYGRGTSMFFTRKTRDLIVRGVPESLRGELWLLFSGAVNDMATHPGYYTELVEQSLGTSTLATDEIERDLHRSLPEHPAFQSDTGISALRRVLTAYASRNPKIGYCQAMNILTSVLLLYAKEEEAFWLLVAVCERMLPDYFNRRIIGALVDQAVFEDLIRENLPQLVENMTDLSIFSSVSLSWFLTLFISVLPIESAVNVVDCFFYDGIKAILQLGLAVLDYNMEALIGCHDDAEAVTILNKFFDSVTNKDSPLPPTVQQAPVGNNNKSDHSNVDISELIREAYEKYGNIRSEEVESFRKRNKLLVIQTLEDTTRQNVTRVVSQEVKFTPAQLDELYHLFKRQHFLSCYWTMKSPALLHHDPSLAYLEQYQLGFQQFSLLFSLLEPWAFCANKSTLSRMLFRLIDDNQDGLVNFKEFCCALDNLYCGSFTNKLKFLFKLHLPPAFTDSPLQEHEQNLSDFFPATEGSPHFIRLPDLDLPEDGVIQKSPERGRGKVDLQAYLKQWQSEILRKEETIKDLPRINQSQFIHFSKTLYNIFHGAPEEETLYRAVAHVTSLLLRMEEVGRKLQEPSSPAAVAAKSEAPSPPAAAGEGPRDADPEHPAADWSFSFEQVLASLLNEPAVVGFFERHVDIQLKLTQAHVAQLKLTGNGK
- the tbc1d8b gene encoding TBC1 domain family member 8B isoform X2, whose translation is MWLKPEEILLKNAFKLWVTEKDNEYFVLQRRRGYGEGGGGLTGLLVGTLDTVLDSTSKVAPFRILHHTADSQVYWSIACGVTKEEIVQHWDWLQQNIMRTLSVFDSSEDITSFVQGKIRGLIAEEGKTSHVLEDDPEKFREAYLRFQNWFALPPEEKLVTYYACTYWKGKVPCQGWLYLSTNFLCFYSYLLGAEVKLVISWDEIWRLEKTSNVILTESIHVVSRGEDHYFSMLLRLSETFVIMEQLADYSIKRLFDKEAFEIQRALSDPMQITKRGLEAHAKSEQFRTFFRLPKEENLLEVHESFLWVPFSHFNTLGKICLSESYLCFASQDGSQCHIIIPMREVVNVDKSDGGSRALTVYVRGKRALRFTEIRDYQRLATTIRSRCGISASPQHAASAESLINHFEDNPEDVTLMVGQKDSSKAVSTEALMTVFHPQDVENLDPKMLKEKMKEQSWNIHFSEYGRGTSMFFTRKTRDLIVRGVPESLRGELWLLFSGAVNDMATHPGYYTELVEQSLGTSTLATDEIERDLHRSLPEHPAFQSDTGISALRRVLTAYASRNPKIGYCQAMNILTSVLLLYAKEEEAFWLLVAVCERMLPDYFNRRIIGALVDQAVFEDLIRENLPQLVENMTDLSIFSSVSLSWFLTLFISVLPIESAVNVVDCFFYDGIKAILQLGLAVLDYNMEALIGCHDDAEAVTILNKFFDSVTNKDSPLPPTVQQAPVGNNNKSDHSNVDISELIREAYEKYGNIRSEEVESFRKRNKLLVIQTLEDTTRQNVTRVVSQEVKFTPAQLDELYHLFKRQHFLSCYWTMKSPALLHHDPSLAYLEQYQLGFQQFSLLFSLLEPWAFCANKSTLSRMLFRLIDDNQDGLVNFKEFCCALDNLYCGSFTNKLKFLFKLHLPPAFTDSPLQEHEQNLSDFFPATEGSPHFIRLPDLDLPEDGVIQKSPERGRGKVDLQAYLKQWQSEILRKEETIKDLPRINQSQFIHFSKTLYNIFHGAPEEETLYRAVAHVTSLLLRMEEVGRKLQEPSSPAAVAAKSEAPSPPAAAGEGPRDADPEHPAADWSFSFEQVLASLLNEPAVVGFFERHVDIQLKLTQAHVAQLKLTGNGK
- the tbc1d8b gene encoding TBC1 domain family member 8B isoform X3; amino-acid sequence: MWLKPEEILLKNAFKLWVTEKDNEYFVLQRRRGYGEGGGGLTGLLVGTLDTVLDSTSKVAPFRILHHTADSQVYWSIACGVTKEEIVQHWDWLQQNIMRTLSVFDSSEDITSFVQGKIRGLIAEEGKTSHVLEDDPEKFREAYLRFQNWFALPPEEKLVTYYACTYWKGKVPCQGWLYLSTNFLCFYSYLLGAEVKLVISWDEIWRLEKTSNVILTESIHVVSRGEDHYFSMLLRLSETFVIMEQLADYSIKRLFDKEAFEIQRALSDPMQITKRGLEAHAKSEQFRTFFRLPKEENLLEVHESFLWVPFSHFNTLGKICLSESYLCFASQDGSQCHIIIPMREVVNVDKSDGGSRALTVYVRGKRALRFTEIRDYQRLATTIRSRCGISASPQHAASAEVIRGECQSLINHFEDNPEDVTLMVGQKDSSKAVSTEALMTVFHPQDVENLDPKMLKEKMKEQSWNIHFSEYGRGTSMFFTRKTRDLIVRGVPESLRGELWLLFSGAVNDMATHPGYYTELVEQSLGTSTLATDEIERDLHRSLPEHPAFQSDTGISALRRVLTAYASRNPKIGYCQAMNILTSVLLLYAKEEEAFWLLVAVCERMLPDYFNRRIIGALVDQAVFEDLIRENLPQLVENMTDLSIFSSVSLSWFLTLFISVLPIESAVNVVDCFFYDGIKAILQLGLAVLDYNMEALIGCHDDAEAVTILNKFFDSVTNKDSPLPPTVQQAPVGNNNKSDHSNVDISELIREAYEKYGNIRSEEVESFRKRNKLLVIQTLEDTTRQNVTRVVSQEVKFTPAQLDELYHLFKRQHFLSCYWTMKSPALLHHDPSLAYLEQYQLGFQQFSLLFSLLEPWAFCANKSTLSRMLFRLIDDNQDGLVNFKEFCCALDNLYCGSFTNKLKFLFKLHLPPDLDLPEDGVIQKSPERGRGKVDLQAYLKQWQSEILRKEETIKDLPRINQSQFIHFSKTLYNIFHGAPEEETLYRAVAHVTSLLLRMEEVGRKLQEPSSPAAVAAKSEAPSPPAAAGEGPRDADPEHPAADWSFSFEQVLASLLNEPAVVGFFERHVDIQLKLTQAHVAQLKLTGNGK